A single region of the Strigops habroptila isolate Jane chromosome 3, bStrHab1.2.pri, whole genome shotgun sequence genome encodes:
- the GOLT1B gene encoding vesicle transport protein GOT1B isoform X1 — MISLSDTQKIGMGLTGFGVFFLFFGMILFFDKALLAIGNVLFVAGLSFVIGLERTFRFFFQKHKMKATGFFLGGVLIVLIGWPLIGMILEIYGFFLLFRGFFPVVVGFIRRVPVLGYLLNLPGISSLVDKVGESNNMV; from the exons ATGATCTCCCTCTCCGACACCCAGA agatTGGAATGGGACTAACAGGCTTTggagtgttttttcttttctttggaatGATACTCTTCTTTGACAAAGCTCTTTTGGCTATTGGAAAT gTTTTGTTTGTGGCTGGCTTATCTTTTGTTATTGGTTTAGAAAGAACATTTAGattcttctttcaaaaacacaaaatgaaagcaacaggCTTTTTCCTGGGTGGTGTGCTCATAGTTCTCATTGGTTGGCCTTTAATAGGAATGATCCTTGAAATTTATGGGTTCTTCCTATTATTCAG GGGGTTCTTTCCTGTGGTGGTTGGCTTTATTAGAAGAGTTCCAGTTCTTGGCTATCTCTTGAATTTACCTGGTATAAGCTCG CTTGTAGATAAAGTTGGAGAAAGCAACAACATGGTATAA
- the GOLT1B gene encoding vesicle transport protein GOT1B isoform X2, whose product MISLSDTQKIGMGLTGFGVFFLFFGMILFFDKALLAIGNVLFVAGLSFVIGLERTFRFFFQKHKMKATGFFLGGVLIVLIGWPLIGMILEIYGFFLLFRGFFPVVVGFIRRVPVLGYLLNLPGISSPT is encoded by the exons ATGATCTCCCTCTCCGACACCCAGA agatTGGAATGGGACTAACAGGCTTTggagtgttttttcttttctttggaatGATACTCTTCTTTGACAAAGCTCTTTTGGCTATTGGAAAT gTTTTGTTTGTGGCTGGCTTATCTTTTGTTATTGGTTTAGAAAGAACATTTAGattcttctttcaaaaacacaaaatgaaagcaacaggCTTTTTCCTGGGTGGTGTGCTCATAGTTCTCATTGGTTGGCCTTTAATAGGAATGATCCTTGAAATTTATGGGTTCTTCCTATTATTCAG GGGGTTCTTTCCTGTGGTGGTTGGCTTTATTAGAAGAGTTCCAGTTCTTGGCTATCTCTTGAATTTACCTGGTATAAGCTCG CCTACGTAG